The Linepithema humile isolate Giens D197 chromosome 7, Lhum_UNIL_v1.0, whole genome shotgun sequence genome has a window encoding:
- the LOC105677836 gene encoding ester hydrolase C11orf54 homolog, giving the protein MNYSLKEIDVTPPSKRAIANILKDGLKEHFKEVSVEWVDCPDLRKKPFNLAAPGLCGKPALMQVGGLANVYPWQQIHKTYNIKHLLTEFGYNEKTLVIGAGMCKNPLTTLNCELYMNTLYSPKNGRMISVFNRSRTLFYLSKTCRTGPYKIHNNLHECSMYGNFFISGGKPGQVIKVYAKKRIGSLDFISAMQSSSCYGRTSKYMIDLGGTFVVNNGKVWHHLMPHRAATILRDFRSIHQWLRYRCMPTPFTAVGTFSNRIRHHLGNASSGFEVLNITKQHFHTFSSIYNTGGHYYIDALEKDVATEYLGYFCPAKKFYCVDPVNVNIQIPECNLDRFKKRLRN; this is encoded by the exons atgaattattcacTGAAAGAGATAGACGTGACACCACCTTCAAAAAGAGCAATTGCTAATA tactAAAAGATGGACTGAAGGAACACTTCAAAGAAGTTTCAGTCGAATGGGTGGATTGCCCTGATTTAAGAAAGAAACCCTTTAATCTAGCCGCACCAG GACTATGCGGCAAACCGGCACTTATGCAAGTCGGTGGTCTCGCAAACGTGTATCCATGGCAGCAAATACACAAAacatacaatataaaacatcTCCTAACCGAATTTGGCTACAATGAAAAAACTCTTGTCATCGGAGCAGGAATGTGTAAAAATCCGCTCACAACTCTAAACTGcgaa CTCTATATGAATACTTTATATTCACCAAAAAATGGCAGAATGATATCAGTCTTTAATAGAAGTCGAACTTTATTCTACTTAAGTAAAACTTGCAGAACAGGaccatataaaatacataacaaTTTGCACGAGTGCAGTATGTACGGCAACTTTTTTATCAGTGGAGGTAAGCCAGGACAAGTTATTAAAGTTTATGCTAAGAAGCGCATTGGTTCACTGGACTTTATATCAGCAATGCAAAGTTCTTCTTGTTACGGTCGGACTAGCAAATACATGATAG ACCTTGGTGGAACATTTGTTGTGAATAACGGAAAAGTCTGGCATCACCTTATGCCACATAGGGCTGCAACAATATTACGAGATTTTCGCTCGATTCATCAATGGCTACGTTATCGTTGTATGCCCACACCTTTTACCGCTGTTGGAACGTTTAGCAACAGAATCAGACACCATCTTGGAAATGCAAGCAGTGGATTTGAA GTTTTGAATATCACGAAGCAGCATTTCCATACATTCTCTTCAATTTACAACACAGGTGGACATTATTATATAGATGCGCTAGAAAAAGATGTGGCAACGGAATACCTAGGATATTTTTGTCCGGccaaaaaattctattgtGTGGATCCAGTAAAtgttaatatacaaatacCAGAATGTAATTTAGATCGCTTTAAGAAACGTTTGAGAAATTAG